One region of Deltaproteobacteria bacterium genomic DNA includes:
- a CDS encoding bifunctional nuclease family protein codes for MKFVPVDVHSITLDPESNSPILILKEKGGDKILPIWIGLLEATAIATEMEKIEFSRPMTHDLAIAIVKAVNGSISRVTITELKENTYYALISLVVGDQVIEVDARPSDAVALALRAQAEILVNEAIINQSPGQAETILRSEDLTEEKQRWADILEEIDPQKYKM; via the coding sequence ATGAAATTTGTCCCTGTGGACGTCCACTCCATCACCCTCGATCCGGAGAGCAATTCTCCCATCCTTATTCTCAAGGAAAAGGGCGGAGACAAAATCCTTCCCATCTGGATCGGTCTCCTCGAGGCCACTGCTATTGCGACCGAGATGGAAAAGATCGAGTTCTCCCGTCCCATGACGCACGATCTTGCCATCGCCATCGTCAAGGCCGTAAACGGATCCATATCCCGTGTCACCATTACCGAACTTAAGGAAAATACGTATTATGCACTCATCAGTCTCGTGGTAGGCGATCAGGTCATCGAGGTGGATGCCAGGCCGAGCGACGCCGTGGCCTTGGCGCTCAGGGCACAGGCGGAGATCCTTGTAAACGAGGCCATCATCAACCAATCCCCCGGACAGGCCGAGACCATTCTGAGAAGCGAAGACCTCACCGAGGAGAAACAAAGATGGGCCGACATCCTGGAGGAGATCGACCCTCAGAAATACAAGATGTAG
- the miaB gene encoding tRNA (N6-isopentenyl adenosine(37)-C2)-methylthiotransferase MiaB, with amino-acid sequence MKRLYIATLGCQMNEYDSLKMAQVLSQDYVVTDTPEDADLILLNTCSIREKAENKVYSLAGRFRLLKEKRPKLLVGVCGCVAQQEGARLLRRLPFLDLVFGPQGIYRLPEMLDAVRRGEGPCCDTRLMKDFVIPCLDPPVLVGGSVKASVTIMQGCDNFCTYCVVPYVRGRETSRPPEDIIREVKGLVEAGVKDITLLGQNVNSYGKKGAGFPDFPELLKRVAAIPGLFRLRFTTSHPRDISDALIRSFAEIPNLCEHLHLPVQSGSDRILSRMNRHYTREQYLEVIRRLRLACPSITFTTDVIVGFPGETDEDFEQTLSLLSQVEYDDIFAFKYSKRPFTRAADLDGQVQEEVKQERLEILLAHQRGIGLRRHERFVGQEVEVLVEGRSKADPNEFAGRTRGNHVVNFPSPTDCVGQCVTVPIIQASYHSLKGKEPVRSPRS; translated from the coding sequence ATGAAGCGTCTCTACATCGCCACCCTCGGGTGCCAGATGAACGAATACGACTCATTGAAGATGGCCCAGGTCCTCTCCCAGGACTATGTCGTCACGGACACGCCCGAGGATGCGGATCTCATCCTCCTGAACACGTGTTCCATAAGGGAAAAGGCAGAGAACAAGGTGTACAGCCTGGCCGGACGATTTCGGCTCCTCAAGGAGAAACGCCCTAAGCTTCTCGTCGGCGTGTGCGGGTGTGTGGCCCAGCAGGAGGGGGCGAGGCTCCTTCGGCGTCTTCCCTTCCTTGACCTGGTTTTCGGGCCCCAGGGCATCTACCGCCTGCCCGAGATGCTCGACGCGGTGAGAAGGGGGGAAGGCCCCTGCTGTGATACGCGGCTTATGAAGGATTTCGTCATCCCCTGTCTCGACCCCCCGGTCCTGGTTGGCGGATCCGTCAAGGCCTCTGTCACCATAATGCAGGGCTGCGACAACTTCTGCACGTACTGCGTCGTGCCCTACGTTCGCGGACGGGAGACGAGCAGACCTCCTGAGGATATCATTCGTGAGGTCAAAGGGCTGGTGGAGGCGGGTGTAAAAGACATCACCCTCCTTGGCCAGAACGTGAACTCGTACGGGAAAAAGGGCGCGGGTTTCCCCGATTTCCCTGAACTCTTGAAAAGGGTTGCGGCCATACCCGGGCTTTTTCGCCTTCGGTTCACTACGAGCCACCCGCGGGACATATCTGACGCCCTCATCCGCTCATTTGCCGAGATCCCGAACCTCTGCGAGCACCTCCATCTTCCGGTCCAGTCAGGCTCGGACCGGATCCTCTCCCGCATGAACCGGCACTACACCCGGGAACAATATCTCGAAGTCATCCGGCGTCTGCGCTTGGCGTGCCCTTCCATCACCTTCACGACGGACGTTATCGTAGGGTTTCCAGGAGAGACCGACGAGGACTTCGAGCAGACCTTAAGCCTCCTTTCCCAGGTCGAATATGACGACATCTTCGCATTCAAATACTCGAAAAGACCCTTCACCCGTGCGGCGGACCTGGATGGTCAGGTGCAGGAGGAGGTGAAACAGGAGCGTCTTGAGATCCTGCTCGCCCATCAGCGCGGGATCGGCCTGCGCCGGCATGAAAGATTCGTGGGGCAGGAGGTGGAGGTCCTCGTAGAAGGGCGGAGCAAGGCAGACCCTAATGAGTTTGCGGGCAGGACCCGCGGAAATCACGTGGTCAATTTCCCCAGCCCGACGGACTGCGTCGGCCAGTGCGTGACAGTCCCCATCATCCAGGCCAGCTATCATTCCCTCAAGGGGAAAGAGCCTGTCAGGAGCCCAAGATCATGA
- a CDS encoding DUF4911 domain-containing protein has product MKLPRAEGRVKCGGSDDCIPLDPHVVSSSPSMAAKRPCRDRLMTITARIDPSAVHFLKFVLEGYDNLFLLTTLDRKAGLVLIRYAEGALADLLWILESLRERIGLVSSLPLFELEKGGQEAIS; this is encoded by the coding sequence ATGAAACTACCCAGGGCAGAAGGGCGTGTCAAATGCGGAGGATCGGACGATTGCATTCCTCTTGACCCGCATGTGGTCTCCTCCTCCCCTTCCATGGCGGCAAAAAGGCCCTGCCGAGACCGCCTTATGACCATTACGGCGAGGATAGACCCAAGTGCCGTGCATTTTTTGAAGTTCGTCCTCGAGGGGTATGATAATCTCTTTCTCCTTACGACCCTGGACCGGAAGGCCGGCCTGGTCCTGATCCGCTACGCCGAAGGTGCGCTTGCGGATCTTCTGTGGATCCTGGAATCCTTGAGGGAAAGGATCGGCCTCGTCTCTTCCCTGCCCCTGTTCGAACTGGAGAAGGGAGGTCAGGAAGCTATCTCATGA